A single window of Martelella sp. NC20 DNA harbors:
- a CDS encoding substrate-binding domain-containing protein gives MKAYQKVMAVALASVALAGPSLADEVKKIGLAVPNLQADFFNQIKLGVEGYGAEKGIEVIVVDAKNDTATQVSQVQDLMTQGIDAFIYIPAGAAAAAVPTRLARAEGIPVINVDRTPEGAPGDTFIAGESIESAYQVCAHIIGLAGGEGKMAMIHGQKGTTPEVDRTKGCMRAIEENPGVELVTEQWSQMWSPDEGFSIAQNMLQAHPDIKLIFGQADGLAMGAAKAVDVAGLDDQVIIGGYDGDVAALEYLAKCDGPFVVTATQSTQLMGRLAVDSAIKVAAGESVPERQTPNAVLTTCETAPEYVKKHP, from the coding sequence ATGAAAGCCTATCAGAAAGTCATGGCGGTTGCGCTTGCATCCGTCGCTCTGGCCGGTCCGTCGCTGGCCGACGAGGTAAAGAAGATCGGACTTGCGGTCCCGAACCTGCAGGCGGACTTCTTCAACCAGATCAAGCTCGGCGTTGAAGGCTATGGCGCCGAAAAGGGCATCGAGGTGATCGTGGTCGACGCCAAGAACGACACGGCAACCCAGGTCAGCCAGGTGCAGGACCTCATGACCCAAGGCATCGATGCGTTCATCTACATTCCCGCCGGCGCGGCCGCCGCAGCCGTGCCGACCCGTCTCGCCCGCGCCGAGGGCATTCCGGTCATCAATGTCGATCGCACGCCCGAAGGCGCGCCGGGCGATACCTTCATCGCCGGCGAAAGCATCGAATCCGCCTATCAGGTCTGCGCGCACATCATCGGCCTTGCCGGCGGCGAGGGCAAGATGGCGATGATCCACGGCCAGAAGGGCACGACGCCCGAGGTCGACCGCACCAAGGGCTGCATGCGCGCGATCGAGGAAAACCCGGGCGTTGAACTGGTCACCGAACAGTGGAGCCAGATGTGGTCGCCGGATGAGGGCTTCTCGATTGCCCAGAACATGCTGCAGGCCCACCCCGATATCAAACTCATCTTCGGCCAGGCCGATGGTCTCGCCATGGGCGCTGCCAAGGCGGTCGATGTTGCCGGCCTCGACGATCAGGTGATCATCGGCGGTTACGACGGCGATGTCGCGGCGCTGGAATATCTGGCAAAATGCGACGGTCCGTTTGTGGTGACCGCGACCCAGAGCACCCAGTTGATGGGCCGGCTTGCCGTCGATTCCGCGATCAAGGTCGCGGCCGGCGAGAGCGTTCCGGAACGCCAGACCCCGAATGCGGTGCTGACGACCTGCGAAACCGCTCCGGAATATGTCAAGAAGCATCCGTAA
- a CDS encoding sugar ABC transporter ATP-binding protein gives MTETGKSPILSLRGIRKSYGPVEVLHGIDLDIHAGEVVALLGENGAGKSTVSNVVSGTVMPTSGTMTWQGAPYAPANPREAIDAGVGMIHQELLLLPHLTIAENIFVGRYPMRNGRLDRAEMNRRAHHGLERLGLDISPRRKVENLSTASQQLIEIAKALTLNAKLLILDEPTAALGGEETRLLFKQIERLKAEGVGIIYISHRLEEIRKIADRIVVMRDGDKVQEFDTADLPVRTIVEAMVGRSMEQMFPPLHTPGTETVLEVSRLCAPSGRFTDVSFSVRRGEIFGIAGLVGAGRTELVRAIAGADPIASGTITLNGEDITPASPAQAIANGIVLVPEDRKLQGVILDHTIAENIAYSNFETVSRGGWLSKGRVRAFADDNIAKFGVKGKGHQKAGEMSGGNQQKVVIAKWLARNPRVVLLDEPTRGIDVGARSSIYEIIHGLAENGVAVIVVSSDLEEVLGVSNRILVMAAGRQTGILDHSEANDVSVMELATA, from the coding sequence ATGACCGAAACCGGCAAGTCTCCAATCCTGTCCCTGAGGGGCATCCGAAAGTCCTACGGGCCTGTCGAGGTGCTGCACGGGATCGATCTGGATATCCATGCCGGCGAGGTGGTGGCGCTGCTCGGCGAGAACGGGGCCGGCAAGTCCACCGTTTCGAATGTCGTTTCCGGAACGGTGATGCCGACCTCCGGGACGATGACCTGGCAGGGCGCGCCCTACGCGCCCGCCAACCCGCGCGAGGCGATCGACGCCGGCGTCGGCATGATCCATCAGGAACTGCTGCTGCTGCCGCATCTGACGATTGCCGAGAACATCTTCGTCGGTCGCTATCCGATGAGGAACGGCCGGCTCGACCGCGCCGAGATGAACCGGCGCGCCCATCATGGCCTGGAGCGGCTCGGCCTCGACATATCGCCGCGCCGCAAGGTCGAAAACCTGTCGACGGCAAGCCAGCAGCTTATCGAGATCGCCAAGGCCCTGACGCTGAACGCGAAGTTGCTCATTCTCGACGAGCCGACCGCGGCGCTCGGGGGCGAGGAGACGCGGCTGTTGTTCAAGCAGATCGAGCGGCTGAAGGCCGAGGGCGTCGGGATCATCTACATTTCCCACCGGCTTGAGGAAATCAGGAAGATCGCCGACCGGATCGTGGTGATGCGCGACGGCGACAAGGTCCAGGAATTCGACACCGCCGATCTTCCCGTGCGCACCATTGTCGAGGCGATGGTCGGGCGCAGCATGGAGCAGATGTTTCCGCCGCTGCATACGCCGGGCACGGAGACCGTGCTGGAGGTCAGCAGGCTTTGCGCGCCGAGCGGGCGGTTTACCGATGTCAGCTTTTCCGTGCGCCGGGGCGAGATTTTCGGAATAGCGGGGCTCGTGGGCGCTGGCCGCACCGAACTGGTGCGCGCGATTGCCGGCGCCGATCCGATCGCGTCCGGAACGATCACGCTCAACGGCGAGGACATCACGCCGGCCTCGCCGGCGCAAGCGATTGCCAACGGCATCGTTCTCGTGCCCGAGGACCGCAAGCTGCAGGGCGTGATCCTCGATCATACCATCGCCGAGAACATCGCCTATTCGAATTTCGAGACGGTCAGCCGCGGCGGCTGGCTCAGCAAGGGCCGGGTCCGCGCGTTTGCCGATGACAATATCGCGAAGTTCGGGGTCAAGGGCAAAGGCCACCAGAAGGCCGGCGAGATGTCCGGCGGCAACCAGCAGAAAGTGGTGATCGCCAAATGGCTCGCCCGCAATCCGCGCGTGGTGCTGCTGGACGAGCCAACCCGGGGCATCGATGTCGGGGCGCGGTCCTCGATCTATGAAATCATTCACGGCCTGGCCGAAAACGGCGTCGCCGTGATCGTGGTCAGCTCCGATCTCGAGGAGGTGCTCGGCGTTTCCAACCGCATCCTCGTCATGGCGGCCGGCCGGCAGACAGGCATACTGGACCACAGCGAGGCAAATGACGTCTCGGTGATGGAACTGGCCACCGCCTGA
- a CDS encoding SDR family NAD(P)-dependent oxidoreductase → MNRFKNKTVVVTGGNKGIGLAIATRFAAEGANIVIASVEAEVEAAAKALAKETGAKAVGVICDVTDPEAVIALYDRAEQEFGGVDVSVQNAGIITIARVEDLTVAEWDATMAVNTKGAFLCCQQAIRHMRASGKGGRLINIASGQARDGFIYTPHYAASKFGVMGMTQSLAKEVAPDNITVNAICPGIIRTDMWDYNDRVWGRMLGDFKPGELMASWVENIPMKRAGEGKDVAGLIAFLASNDADYITGQTINVDGGLIMS, encoded by the coding sequence ATGAACAGGTTCAAGAACAAGACCGTCGTCGTCACCGGCGGCAACAAGGGGATCGGGCTTGCGATCGCCACCCGCTTTGCCGCCGAGGGCGCCAATATCGTCATCGCCTCCGTCGAGGCCGAAGTTGAGGCGGCAGCGAAGGCGCTGGCGAAAGAAACCGGGGCAAAGGCGGTCGGCGTCATCTGCGACGTGACCGATCCCGAGGCGGTGATCGCCCTTTACGATCGTGCGGAACAGGAGTTCGGCGGCGTGGATGTCTCCGTGCAGAATGCCGGGATCATCACCATCGCCAGGGTCGAGGACCTGACGGTCGCCGAATGGGACGCGACCATGGCGGTCAATACCAAGGGGGCGTTCCTGTGCTGCCAGCAGGCAATCCGCCACATGCGTGCATCGGGAAAGGGCGGGCGGCTGATCAATATCGCCTCCGGCCAGGCGCGCGACGGGTTCATCTACACCCCGCATTACGCCGCCTCGAAATTCGGCGTCATGGGCATGACCCAGAGCCTCGCCAAGGAGGTTGCGCCCGACAACATCACCGTCAACGCCATCTGCCCCGGCATCATCAGGACCGATATGTGGGACTATAACGACCGCGTCTGGGGCAGGATGCTCGGCGATTTCAAGCCCGGCGAACTGATGGCGAGCTGGGTCGAGAACATCCCCATGAAGCGGGCGGGCGAGGGCAAGGATGTCGCCGGCCTGATCGCCTTCCTCGCAAGCAACGATGCCGATTACATCACCGGCCAGACCATCAATGTCGATGGCGGGCTGATCATGTCGTGA
- a CDS encoding SDR family oxidoreductase, translating to MNENAEIRLNAPALFDLTGRVALVTGAGSGIGQRIAMGLAQCGADVALVDRRTDDGVANTAAFIARTGRRSLQIAADVTSASALEDAVAKTESELGPLRLALNAAGIANASPCEDMPEDQYQTLMDINMKGVWLSCRAEARAMLAHGKGGSIVNIASMSGVIVNRGLSQAHYNASKAGVIHMSKSMAMEWVDRGIRVNSISPGYTATPMNTRPEMVHQTKEFERQTPMQRMASVDEMVGPAVFLLSDAASYCTGVDLLVDGGFCCW from the coding sequence ATGAACGAGAACGCCGAAATCAGACTGAACGCGCCGGCCCTGTTCGATCTCACGGGCCGGGTCGCGCTCGTCACCGGGGCGGGCAGCGGCATCGGCCAGCGCATCGCCATGGGGCTTGCCCAGTGTGGCGCCGACGTCGCGCTCGTCGACCGGCGCACCGATGACGGCGTTGCAAACACCGCCGCTTTCATCGCCCGGACGGGACGTCGGTCATTGCAGATCGCGGCCGATGTGACTTCGGCCTCAGCGCTTGAAGACGCCGTTGCGAAAACCGAATCCGAACTCGGGCCGCTGCGTCTGGCGCTGAACGCGGCCGGCATCGCCAATGCCAGTCCATGCGAGGACATGCCCGAGGATCAGTACCAGACGCTGATGGATATCAACATGAAGGGCGTCTGGCTTTCCTGCCGGGCCGAGGCGCGCGCGATGCTGGCCCATGGCAAGGGCGGTTCGATCGTCAATATCGCCTCGATGTCCGGCGTCATCGTCAATCGTGGCCTCTCGCAGGCGCATTACAACGCCTCCAAGGCTGGCGTGATCCACATGTCGAAATCGATGGCGATGGAATGGGTGGATCGCGGCATCCGCGTCAACTCGATCAGCCCCGGCTATACCGCGACCCCGATGAATACCCGGCCCGAAATGGTGCACCAGACCAAGGAATTCGAGCGCCAGACGCCGATGCAGCGTATGGCGAGCGTGGACGAAATGGTCGGCCCGGCCGTGTTCCTTCTGTCCGATGCCGCCTCCTATTGCACCGGCGTCGACCTTCTCGTCGACGGCGGGTTCTGCTGCTGGTAG
- a CDS encoding inositol monophosphatase family protein: MTSFSEDDLDERYAFARALAQSTGERALQLQRSGTALSVSNKGLQDFVTNADRECEALIRAAIADAFPEDGFLGEETGKAGGKAGGGGPIWVIDPIDGTNNYMRLLPDWGVSIALVADGDIALGAIFDATTKTVFHARRNHGAFQGDKPLSASKNDNPKTALAITGHSRRTPIAPYLDLLSRLHEHGFDHRRIGAAALGLLRVAEGKAELFHEAHLNCWDVMAGILIAEEAGAVVERPALPDLLLQGGAVRASAPEINATVADLFRMMEPDEVSRQFREQQG; encoded by the coding sequence ATGACCAGTTTTTCCGAAGATGATCTTGACGAGCGCTATGCGTTTGCGCGGGCGCTGGCCCAAAGCACCGGCGAGCGCGCCCTTCAGCTTCAGCGAAGCGGCACCGCGCTTTCGGTATCCAACAAGGGACTTCAGGATTTCGTCACCAATGCCGACCGGGAATGCGAAGCCCTGATCCGCGCGGCGATCGCCGATGCCTTTCCCGAGGACGGCTTCCTGGGCGAGGAGACCGGCAAGGCGGGTGGCAAGGCAGGCGGCGGTGGCCCGATATGGGTGATCGATCCGATCGACGGCACCAATAACTACATGCGCCTTCTGCCCGACTGGGGCGTGTCGATCGCGCTGGTGGCCGATGGCGACATCGCGCTCGGCGCGATTTTCGACGCCACCACGAAAACCGTGTTTCACGCCCGCCGGAACCATGGCGCGTTCCAGGGCGACAAACCGCTTTCCGCCTCGAAAAACGACAACCCGAAAACGGCGCTGGCAATCACCGGCCACTCCCGCCGCACCCCGATCGCGCCCTATCTCGACCTTCTTTCGCGGCTTCACGAGCACGGCTTCGACCACCGCCGCATCGGCGCCGCGGCGCTCGGGCTGCTGCGGGTGGCCGAGGGCAAGGCGGAGCTTTTCCACGAGGCCCACCTCAATTGCTGGGATGTCATGGCCGGCATTCTGATCGCCGAGGAAGCCGGGGCCGTCGTCGAACGGCCGGCCCTTCCCGACCTGCTGCTCCAGGGCGGCGCCGTGCGGGCCTCAGCACCCGAAATCAACGCAACGGTCGCGGACCTGTTTCGCATGATGGAACCGGACGAGGTTTCCCGCCAGTTTCGGGAACAGCAGGGCTGA
- a CDS encoding LacI family DNA-binding transcriptional regulator gives MTDPVFPKRAVTSHDVARHAGVSRAAVSRTFTPNASVSEETRQKVIKSANALGYRVNYLARSLINKRSDLVGVVAAGLDNPFRTMQIDHLTRGLLARDLRPILLPTSRSEDVSTFIQQLLQYSVSGVIITSDAPPTELCEECAGNGIPIVLINKGEHIPMVDRVVNDDDVAGRAAADYFFDAGCRRLAVMASPHLSFTGRSRRRAFIARAEELGAELQVIDVPVNDYKSGFEHGMALADSAAEALFCVNDYMACGVIDALARLGRRRDGLGVRIIGHDDIPQAGWDAYQLTTFAQACDLQADAAIDFLESRIADPDVPARLETTPVRLVERVSAG, from the coding sequence ATGACTGATCCAGTATTTCCGAAACGAGCCGTTACATCCCATGATGTCGCCCGGCACGCCGGCGTTTCGCGCGCCGCCGTGTCGCGCACCTTCACGCCCAATGCCTCGGTCTCCGAAGAGACCCGGCAAAAGGTCATCAAATCCGCCAACGCGCTTGGCTATCGCGTCAACTATCTGGCCCGCAGCCTGATCAACAAGCGCTCCGATCTCGTCGGCGTCGTCGCCGCCGGCCTCGACAACCCGTTCCGCACCATGCAGATCGACCATCTGACGCGCGGCCTTCTGGCGCGCGATCTGAGGCCGATCCTGCTGCCGACCTCGCGTTCGGAAGACGTCTCCACCTTCATTCAGCAATTGCTGCAATATTCGGTCTCCGGCGTCATCATCACGTCCGACGCCCCGCCGACGGAGCTTTGCGAGGAATGCGCCGGCAACGGCATCCCGATCGTTCTGATCAACAAGGGCGAGCACATTCCGATGGTCGACCGCGTGGTCAATGACGACGATGTCGCGGGCCGGGCGGCGGCCGATTATTTCTTCGATGCCGGCTGCCGGCGGCTCGCCGTGATGGCGTCGCCGCATCTGTCGTTCACCGGCCGCAGCCGAAGACGGGCCTTCATCGCGCGGGCGGAAGAACTTGGCGCTGAACTTCAGGTGATCGACGTGCCGGTCAACGATTACAAGTCGGGCTTCGAGCATGGCATGGCATTGGCCGACAGCGCCGCCGAAGCGCTGTTCTGCGTCAATGACTACATGGCCTGCGGCGTCATAGACGCGCTGGCGCGCCTCGGGCGACGCCGCGACGGGCTCGGCGTCCGCATCATCGGCCATGACGATATTCCGCAGGCAGGCTGGGATGCCTATCAACTGACCACCTTTGCGCAGGCCTGCGATCTTCAGGCCGATGCGGCGATCGATTTCCTCGAGAGCCGGATTGCCGATCCAGACGTACCGGCGCGGCTGGAGACGACGCCCGTGCGGCTGGTCGAGCGGGTGTCCGCCGGATGA
- a CDS encoding glycerophosphodiester phosphodiesterase, protein MSAAPGLSDFIQRYAWPAGQTPLCIAHRGASDHAVENTLAAFRMASALGAHMWELDTQLTRDGVVVVSHDDHLERVFGVDAHISEMTADQLAGLDGVAVPTFAAVAALARELGTGLYIELKAPGTGLKCWQELKDHNQRFAALGSFDTAQVRELRDAGCDFPLAVLVGMGKDPMALAEEAGADLVHLCWEKDGPRPQDKVTVELRDSIFRSQRQIVLWHEERADILKDMIDLPVLGICTNRPEMMQAGGVSSDIT, encoded by the coding sequence ATGAGCGCCGCGCCCGGACTTTCCGACTTTATCCAGCGTTATGCATGGCCGGCCGGTCAGACGCCGCTCTGCATCGCCCATCGCGGGGCAAGCGACCACGCGGTCGAAAACACGCTCGCGGCCTTTCGTATGGCAAGCGCGCTTGGCGCCCATATGTGGGAACTCGACACGCAACTGACGCGTGACGGCGTCGTGGTCGTCTCCCATGACGATCACCTCGAACGGGTGTTCGGCGTCGACGCGCATATCTCGGAGATGACGGCGGATCAACTCGCCGGTCTTGACGGCGTGGCGGTTCCGACCTTCGCGGCGGTGGCGGCCTTGGCGCGTGAACTCGGGACCGGGCTCTATATCGAGCTCAAGGCGCCGGGCACCGGGCTGAAATGCTGGCAGGAGCTCAAGGATCATAACCAGCGCTTTGCCGCGCTCGGCTCGTTCGACACGGCCCAGGTGCGCGAATTGCGGGATGCCGGCTGCGACTTTCCGCTTGCCGTTCTCGTCGGCATGGGCAAAGACCCGATGGCGCTGGCGGAAGAGGCCGGAGCGGACCTCGTCCATCTGTGCTGGGAAAAAGACGGGCCGCGACCGCAGGACAAGGTGACAGTCGAACTCCGCGACAGTATCTTCCGGTCGCAACGGCAGATTGTTCTCTGGCACGAGGAGCGGGCGGATATCCTGAAAGACATGATCGACCTTCCGGTTCTGGGAATCTGCACCAACCGGCCGGAGATGATGCAGGCCGGCGGGGTATCCAGCGACATCACATGA
- a CDS encoding ABC transporter ATP-binding protein, giving the protein MRIKLENFTKTFDHTTVIDKMNLEVHDGEMLALLGPSGCGKSTTLLAISGIHRINGGGILFGDKDVSNVPSQKRNVGVVFQNYALYPHMNAYENIAFPLEVRHASRQEIDREVRQIAELVHIDRYLDRRPGQLSGGQQQRVALARALVRKPGVLLFDEPLANLDAKLRLEMRSEIRRIQMETGITAILVTHDQVEAMSMCDRIAIMNEGRIIQIDTPTDMYRNPRTQFVAGFLGNPPIAFVNGRSSGEAIRLNDDDITLPLPSNAKKPADGEPIIIGIRPEIFGTNGGSPVSGRVSFVETQGRENLYDVALPSGAVLRSIQPVRHDISVGDEIEWGVRPEDLLVFQADGTRL; this is encoded by the coding sequence ATGCGTATCAAGCTCGAGAATTTCACCAAGACCTTCGACCACACCACCGTCATCGACAAGATGAACCTCGAGGTTCACGATGGCGAGATGCTGGCCCTGCTCGGGCCGTCCGGCTGCGGCAAGTCGACGACGCTGCTCGCCATTTCGGGTATTCACCGCATCAATGGCGGGGGGATCCTGTTCGGCGACAAGGATGTCTCCAATGTTCCCAGCCAGAAGCGCAATGTCGGTGTCGTGTTCCAGAATTACGCGCTCTACCCGCATATGAACGCCTATGAGAACATCGCCTTCCCGCTGGAAGTGCGCCATGCAAGCCGACAGGAGATCGATCGTGAGGTCCGCCAGATCGCGGAACTCGTGCATATCGATCGCTATCTCGACCGGCGTCCCGGCCAGCTTTCCGGCGGCCAGCAGCAGCGCGTGGCGCTGGCGCGGGCGCTGGTGCGCAAGCCCGGCGTTCTCCTGTTCGACGAGCCGCTCGCCAATCTCGATGCCAAGCTCAGGCTCGAAATGCGCTCGGAAATCCGCCGCATCCAGATGGAGACCGGCATCACCGCCATCCTCGTCACCCATGACCAGGTGGAAGCGATGTCGATGTGCGACCGGATCGCGATCATGAACGAGGGCCGGATCATCCAGATCGACACGCCGACGGACATGTACCGCAACCCGCGAACCCAGTTCGTCGCGGGCTTCCTCGGCAATCCGCCGATCGCCTTTGTCAACGGGCGCTCCAGCGGCGAGGCAATCCGCCTCAACGACGATGACATAACCCTGCCGCTGCCCTCCAACGCCAAAAAGCCGGCGGACGGCGAACCGATCATCATCGGCATCCGCCCCGAAATCTTCGGCACCAATGGCGGCAGCCCGGTCAGCGGGCGCGTCAGCTTCGTCGAGACCCAGGGCCGCGAAAACCTCTACGATGTCGCCCTGCCATCGGGCGCGGTGCTCAGATCCATCCAACCCGTCCGCCACGACATTTCGGTGGGTGACGAGATCGAATGGGGCGTCAGGCCGGAGGACCTGCTGGTGTTTCAGGCAGACGGAACCCGACTATGA
- a CDS encoding carbohydrate ABC transporter permease, translating to MSRNFAAWPLILVLALLSLPLMIMYVFVFVDSFTNSPPDSLIPNEFTLEHWQFLIDPAIAGNVWSATLNTLIFACSIGAIVVSLSSMGGYAVSRLNMPFRHFFLAGIMVMHAFPSVTLIIGVFLVLQFVGLYDTLIGVVLVKSALMLPFGIWIMKGFYDTVPWEIEMAGVQDGASRFTVWRRLILPQVKPGLVALIVFAFLDAWGEYVLPRILAPTADYRVLSVYLERVSQKDSISYDFNLFKAVGLYYTLPVIIIFIIFQNRLMNIFSGGTKG from the coding sequence ATGTCACGCAATTTCGCGGCCTGGCCGCTCATCCTGGTGCTGGCGCTTCTCAGCCTTCCGCTTATGATCATGTATGTCTTCGTGTTCGTCGACAGCTTCACCAATTCGCCGCCGGACTCGCTGATACCCAACGAGTTCACGCTCGAACACTGGCAGTTTCTGATCGATCCGGCCATTGCCGGCAATGTCTGGTCGGCGACCCTCAACACGCTGATCTTCGCCTGCTCGATCGGAGCCATCGTTGTCTCGCTGTCGTCGATGGGCGGCTATGCGGTGTCGCGCCTCAACATGCCGTTCAGGCATTTCTTTCTGGCCGGGATCATGGTGATGCATGCCTTCCCGTCGGTGACGCTGATCATCGGGGTGTTTCTGGTGCTGCAGTTCGTCGGCCTCTACGACACCCTGATCGGCGTGGTGCTGGTCAAGTCGGCGCTGATGCTGCCCTTCGGCATCTGGATCATGAAGGGTTTCTACGACACCGTGCCCTGGGAGATCGAAATGGCGGGCGTCCAGGACGGCGCGTCGCGCTTTACCGTGTGGCGCAGGCTGATCCTGCCGCAGGTCAAGCCCGGGCTGGTCGCGCTCATCGTCTTTGCCTTCCTCGATGCCTGGGGCGAATATGTGCTGCCGCGCATTCTGGCCCCGACCGCGGATTATCGCGTGCTCTCGGTCTATCTGGAGCGGGTATCGCAGAAGGATTCGATCTCCTACGACTTCAATCTCTTCAAGGCGGTGGGGCTCTATTACACCCTGCCGGTAATCATCATCTTCATCATCTTCCAGAACCGGCTGATGAACATCTTCAGCGGAGGCACCAAAGGCTGA
- a CDS encoding carbohydrate ABC transporter permease — MLAPALMLLLAFFFAPVVLTAIFSFTNMTSATGITGGAYVISPNALRNLEWQGMDKAVTGSLSGTSITVDGPALARAAEAGVDPDFLDDIEGRLMGEHFDDARSFKRELKTLPNRPRRIRDLKLAAEPFSQSILNTRFATRDQAVAAIDAVAPDLSPENRDTVLTAAYTGWVWTTDNFERLASAPATGRLVANTALYVGLTLSIFNVGLGLFLAIAIFYMPKTSGSVFSVLWLLPRITPVVLYAVMWRWFTWDDGFLPILAGHLGLPSFNYMKGSVPTAWATIITLNGFIGASFGMILFSGALRAIPVQQLWASEVDGASRWQQVRKIILPQLKWPILFVICYQSLSLLSSYQEIWLTTNGGPGNTTNVWALEAFRIALSNFTGNLEYGLGAAMALVLVVVGLTLSIIFLRLFKFGEMLEKPKIEF, encoded by the coding sequence ATGCTGGCCCCGGCGCTTATGTTGCTGCTCGCCTTCTTCTTCGCACCGGTGGTGCTGACGGCGATCTTTTCCTTCACCAATATGACGAGCGCCACGGGCATTACCGGCGGCGCCTATGTGATCAGCCCCAATGCGCTGCGCAATCTCGAATGGCAGGGCATGGACAAGGCGGTTACCGGGAGCCTGAGCGGCACCTCCATCACCGTCGACGGGCCGGCCCTTGCCCGCGCCGCCGAGGCCGGCGTCGACCCGGATTTCCTCGATGATATCGAAGGCCGGTTGATGGGCGAGCACTTCGATGATGCGCGCAGCTTCAAACGCGAACTGAAGACGCTGCCGAACCGCCCGCGCCGCATACGCGATCTCAAGCTTGCGGCCGAACCCTTCAGCCAGTCGATCCTCAACACCCGTTTTGCCACCCGCGACCAAGCGGTGGCGGCGATCGATGCGGTCGCTCCCGACCTTTCGCCGGAGAACCGCGACACGGTTCTCACCGCCGCCTATACCGGCTGGGTCTGGACCACCGACAATTTCGAGCGGCTCGCCAGCGCCCCCGCAACCGGGCGGCTGGTGGCCAATACCGCGCTCTATGTCGGCCTGACGCTTTCGATCTTCAATGTCGGGCTCGGCCTGTTTCTGGCAATCGCGATCTTCTACATGCCGAAGACGAGCGGGTCGGTTTTCAGCGTGTTATGGCTTCTGCCGCGCATCACCCCGGTCGTTCTCTACGCGGTGATGTGGCGATGGTTCACCTGGGATGACGGGTTTCTGCCGATCCTGGCCGGTCATCTCGGCCTTCCCTCGTTCAACTACATGAAGGGCTCCGTGCCGACGGCATGGGCGACGATCATCACGCTCAACGGCTTCATCGGCGCATCCTTCGGCATGATCCTGTTCAGCGGCGCGCTCAGGGCCATCCCGGTCCAGCAGCTCTGGGCAAGCGAGGTCGATGGCGCGAGCCGCTGGCAGCAGGTCAGAAAGATCATCCTTCCGCAGTTGAAATGGCCGATCCTGTTCGTGATCTGCTATCAGTCGCTGTCGCTGCTGTCGTCCTACCAGGAAATCTGGCTGACCACCAATGGCGGACCGGGCAATACCACCAATGTGTGGGCGCTCGAAGCCTTCCGGATCGCGCTGTCGAACTTCACCGGCAATCTCGAATACGGTCTCGGCGCGGCCATGGCGCTGGTGCTGGTTGTCGTCGGTCTCACCCTTTCCATCATTTTCCTGCGTCTCTTCAAGTTCGGGGAAATGCTGGAAAAGCCCAAGATCGAATTCTAG